Below is a genomic region from Primulina eburnea isolate SZY01 chromosome 9, ASM2296580v1, whole genome shotgun sequence.
AGTTAGAGCTGCTGaagatttattccaagcctgaatgagctcgttgtgctttgcattttcaagcatcaatttttgaatcaacaattgattcctgctcttttcagcattgagctcagcaatttccctttttagactcaacatatcaactgactgatcagttttagtattgttgtccaagggatcatcttgctttgctctggctttatcaaatgatagagcaagcttttgatactcgctgaccatgtcatgaagagtcgaaataagctcttctctagtgaaatcagttgagctaaagtcgaatacctgctgattgtctgattgatcttctgtctcatcagccatcagacacttgacttcttcctcttcttcactagaactgtatgaagtttcagcttctgactcatcactgtcagtctctgcccatttggctttgctttcttcagctactagcacttcatgcttctttttataggttttcctttcatccttaggtctcttttgtgctcatatgatttctttttccgttcagttgagacttgactgtccttctttggttttgggcagtcagcaatgaaatgtcctggctttccacagttatagcaagcgtttgaatcttctctggagttatttctttggtagctcttctgaaaatttccctgattcttcctcatgaatctaccaaactttctgataaacaatgacatagcatcattgctcaattgatctgcagctttttcaactgaaccagttggttctgttcttatagCAGTTAGAGCAGTAGTTGATGAAGGTGTTGATGGTTCTGCTTCTCCTCGAGTTTGTAACTCAAACTCATAAGCtttcagatcagcaaacaaatcatgaatttcaactttgttcaagtcttttgattccctcatggccattgtcttgacatcccattccctgggaagtcctctgataatcttgagagccatttctttatttgtatacacttttccaagtgcattcagttcatttattattccactggttctttcatcatattcaagcattgattctccagctttcattttgatgttgtcaaacttctgtacagcaacagaaagtttgttttcctttgtttgctcatttccctcgcataactgaatcagcttttcccatatctcttttcatgtcttgcacatcttgatcttactgaacgttatcttgtccagtgttttatacagtatgtccttggctacattgtcaaggtttgcttttcttttatcttcagcagtccactcatctctgggtttttcaattctatgaggtgccccttcggtgatggcaactgctgtgtttgctttcaaaattttcattggcccgtcagttatgacgtaccacatatcatcatcttgtgcagctaaatgagcctgcattctgattttccagtcatcaaagtcttccctggaaaacataggaattttgttgaaagaagacatactgaatcagttgagagaatatgttctacgacaagataaacttcgctctgataccacttgataggatcggttaactcaGCGTGAAAgtatttagaaggggggggggggttgaataaacacttgctagattaaaacttcttcgaaaggttgggtacagttttgttacaaactgactgaagtatctcgtcggtcgataacaatcagttaaactgaataaaacagttgcggaaaactaactgactgaaagatagaataaataactgaaagtaaataacacaggaaatgtttctggatgttcggagacttgaataactcctacgtcaccccttctatcacaaagataggatattcactaaaagactttgatcaaatacaataacgtgtactgacccacttcagtttggacttatctattgccaaaactgaaactcttagttaacaactcttttacagatcacaactgatcttagcacaacttgtacaatttatcaaagattacaaagttctttttctagctcaaaacgtagcctgaatgctactgataaaactgataagcttgagctttgatttgacgaagttgagagaatattttcgcagagtaacagcaagtaaaatgagtagttctaaatcggtagttcttcagctgctctcttcgactatttataggcttctgtcaacggtaacatttatttgaataacagccgttgtttgccacgtcaatattccctgatagatcgtacactgcaacttctgaaatgcggcgatccactaccagttcgcagaagactgtactatttgtcggttgtcgttttcactttatgacgtgtacagctgaaagatcagctgataacaaatcagttggcgagaatgaactggcgagaatatctgctgaaatatcagttaagctaggttcagttaagtcgatcagttggtagcttttagttgctgaattcagttgagtcttttgtcaaacgccggaattaagtttccaacatactgtaaaatccaaagtcttttagtgataccttctggaaacagaagcaggagagacgtagaagattttatcttcgaacttccagaaacaactactGTTTTATTGCCTACTGCTATTACTGTTTTTCACCTTACTTCATcggattgtttccgcacttatcattgtgatctgctggacgTACTATTGAACAAGAACATCtacaatctctaacaggattttagcaccctttgcaaaaaCTATGATCAAAGGAGGagagtttattcaaccccctctaaactctacatAGATCCCCAACAATTTTAGTAAATTCTTCTTTGAGTGGAAGTAGGGGAGACAAATAAGGATTTTGTATTCGAACTTCCAATAttcttttcttgtttatttccAGCTGCTCAATCTCTATCTGCTTATGTTATTTGACTGTCCTCATTTGAAAAACCATTTTCAGTGTTCCATTTGTGTTCATCTAATCGAGAAACATGTATTAACAACTCTCAACTGCTAATATCAACTCAAGTTtggaagaaaattttaaatagtttattcaATCTTCTTCCAAACTCTTTTACGATTCCAACATGTTGAATTAAAATTTTGCTTCTATTCAGCTAATAATAATTCAAGATAGGGAATGAAATTGCAATTAtgaatattcaaatataaatttgatattattgCATTGAAAATCAAGATAATCAATTCTATCGATGGAGTTGACCCAAACCGATgttaattttcattaaatattaatttgaatttttagtTTTGCATGATAATTAGTTATTTGTCAgaattcaatttttatttttcctagTAATAATCAAATCTAGAAAAatctaataataatttttaacttTTAGCACAACACACCTTGTAGGAACAATCTCTTCTCACGTATCATACAACACATGATCATCAAactgtaatttttttaaagagatTAAAATTTGACAATAGTGGTCTCACAGCAAAactaaaatgataaaattttGGTTGTACGTAATTTAATTTACCTCTAATAATTaagaacaatttaaaataataatttgattTAACATTTTTAAGGAATATTAACATGATATTAAATCTGATAAAGAAAAAGCATGGAAACACCAATAGGATATTGGGCTTGGCTTTCCAACATCATAaatttgaaggaaaaaaaacaaaaacaaaaaagccCAAATAGGATATTGGGCTTGGCCTTCTTTAGCAACAAGGAGCTGTGCGTGCTCGGATCTTCCGTGCTGTGCTCCAAGTCGTTTACAGTGAAGGGCGAGCGAACGAGCGATTTCCGTTTCAGGTCTAAATCGGCTGTGCATATTTGATAATATAGTTGGATTTTGGTTGGGTTTTCAAAGAAGATGAAAGAACTTGTATTCCAAAATTTATTAAGATTTGGTTGCATTTTTGTAATATTGATGATACAAGGAATAAGCAGATCGGCATCTTTTTCCCCCAAGGACTCGATTTTGGGGGCTGCTCCTGAAGGTTGTTTCAGTCTCCATGAATGTGATTGTCTGTCCTATGTGTAAAATTGCGAGTATGTGTACGCATTCACTCACGGGTGTTGTGTATTTCAAGTGCAGACGAGAATTATTACAAAGGGTTATCATCACGGGGAACGATCAAGTGTAAAGATGGATCAAAGAAATTTAACAAGTCCCACCTCAACGACGACTTCTGTGACTGCGCTGATGGCTCCGATGAACCCGGTACTCTTTTTATCCCCCCTTAGAATATGTAGTGGTTAGGCAATTTTGGTTTGAATATCTGTCTTTGTGGCGAAGTGAGTTCTTAAAGTTTGCATTTAGTAACATTCTGTTTAGTGACTAGGGGCTCTGTCGTGCAGGAACATCAGCTTGTCCCAATGGGAAGTTCTTTTGCAAGAACACTGGACATACTCCACTCGTCTTGTATTCTTCTAGGGTCAATGATGGTATCTGTGGTACGCATTCTAGCTTCGCGAAAGCTGTTTTAACTGCTTTGGACCATATTGCTTTGAGCACTATATGAAAACTGTTTTGTCTAGCCTTTGATCTATTTTATCGACTCTACAGCTTATAAGTTTCGAGATAACAGAATTGTCTCTTTTTTGTTTGAAAATTAAGGATTTGGATTTTGAGCAATAGTTCGTTTTTCTGTCCCCACAAAGCTTACTTGATTTTTTCAaagttattttgtttaaatataTGAATGTACAATAGTTGTTTTTGACATGGGAAGATGTCAACTATGATTGTGGGAGATGGTTCTGGGGTCCCTAAATACTTTTGGCAAATTGTTGTATCAAGTTTGTCAATTTTTGATATGACAAGTGTTAGATTTGACACAGAAAGCATCATGACTCATAATCCATGTTTGATATGTTTGAGATCTTGATACTCGTCCCAGGATTGTTTTTGATAAACCTTGTAAAGTATTAAACGAGATTTTTGCCATATCCCAAGCATAATCAGTTTTAAGCTTTGGAAGAGCATGTTTTCGTTTACTTACCTTGGTTTAAGCGTGGATTTTCTTGTGTCATAATGAAGATGAGACCCAGAGATCAAATAGCTATTCGGTTTCTAAATCGGGAAAGAAATATGCACTCTATCCTGTTACCATTTGCATAAAAtagatttatttcttttaaCTTGGAGTTGAACTATCTTTTCTTGTTGGAAGCAAGAGTTATATGGTCTTGTTTCCATAGGAGGAGTTTCTTATCCAACATGCTTTGCACTGTAATGGATGCCTCTAATCTATATCATTCATTTAAACTGCCTTCATAAAGTGCAGAAAGATTAATGCTAATTTTATGCATGAAGCTATCTATATGTCTGTTTCATTATTATGTATGAAGCTACATGTTTGTTTCTGTATGTTCTCATACCATGCTCTTTTTCATGAACTACTTCTTGTTAATAGTCattatataatatgtcacaataATGGCTTAAAGTCGACCTGGCCGATTTTTCGTCCTCCATTGATAGTATGCGTATGTATTTGCCGTTTTCATGTAAATATTTACTTTTTTCTCCTTCATTTGCTCTATATGGTAAATAATATGTATTATGTATAATCTTGTTCTCCCATAAACAGCAAATATTATCGGCCTCGTACCTCATGTGTTTAGGATTGAAATACTGAACTTGCACAACTGTGGCAGATTGCTGTGATGGGAGTGATGAGTATAATAGCAAAATCAAATGTTCAAACACCTGTTGGGAAGCTGGCAAAGTTGCAAGAGACAGGTTGATGAAAAAGATCGCCACCTATCAGGAAGGTGTCACCATGCGCAAACGAATTATTGAGCAAGCAAAACTAGCCATAGCCAAAGACGAAGTAGAATTATCCAAGCTAAAAAATGAAGAGAAAGTGCTCAGTGGATTGGTTCAAGAACTCAAGGGTATAAGattattttctttattaaataattttttggtgtactaaaccatgatattATTCCGCAGACACGCACACCATTCCCtattaaattaaaaacaaaaggaaaaacattaaaaatagaTTTTAATGTGTGTGGTAATGAGCTTGTTGACTATATGCCCACATTCTTTGAACACATGAGAAATGAAATCTTCTTGGAAAATTTGTTTGGGTTCTTGCATACATTTTTGGCAACCAAATTACATGGGATTTGACCTAAGTGTGGCATCGTTTCTTGTAAGTATGTGTTAGAGGCGGTTTGTATGTAGAACCCGAGGAGCCAAATGTTGGAGCCTTTATGATGAGGAAACTCGGTAATAAATTAAATGGACCCTAAAAATATGCTCCAAAATCTTTCTCTGGATGTCTTTAATGCAAACTCAATGATACTAGACCATGATCCGAGAACTAGGTTTTGGTTTGACTTGGGAGACCGACCCAACAATTATATGATAATCACAAATTGGATTATACCAAGGTTTTATATTGTTTGGACGATATTTTTTCAGGAAAGACGATAAATCTGGATTTTGAATGGCATGAGTAGAAATTGATCAATAAGAATACGAGATAAAACTCTCAAGTTGAAGAAAATTCACAATTTTATTAATGACAAACCGTATTATTTCTACATAATATTTGTTGCCTAGCTTTTAAATGTGCATTGGCAACTTAAAACAAGTATGGCAGGATTAAATACTACCTAAGCTAGCTTATAAAAATcctgaattaattttttttcaaaacaaatagaataaaaaaaatttgaggcACTCTTTAACATGAATAAGCCtctctaattaatttaaatataagtGAACCTAGCCCAGAACTAATTAATTTTGGGCTTGAACTTTGTTGATAACAAGCATAGTCTTTTAACATTTTCCTTTCTATAAATCGCCATTTACTTCATCTTTCACGTTGTTTCCATCCGAACGTTGAACAAATCGTGTGAGTGATCCTTCATCACTTTGCTCATTGATCTTCGTAGGGATCACATCACTTTATGTACCTACCTTTATGTTTACAGTTTACCCATACCATTCACCTGATCCTTTTTGTAGGACCAAGTAATAGTTCTTTATTGATTGGAGGTAAGGTTATACATTTCCTTCCACTGTGTACCTGCATATATTAAAGAACAAGGCTATACATCTGCCCCCACACCATGATGGTGTTATTTTTCCATTTTCCTAACTAAAACTTCCAGATTTTTGTTCTTTgacaaagatttctccattacTATTGAGCCTAGAGGGGTGTCAAAAATgtgtaataaataatttatatccTTTCCAAGATCTGAGGATCTGATTGAAGTTATTATTCCAATTAGATGTTGATCAGATCATATCATTTAAAAGCAGAAGGGTCAGATAATGTTTTGCCTTGTTAGTTATTTAACAGCCAACTCATCTCTTATATCATGAGCACAATATTCTTTTTATGTTTACATCTTCCTTAAAGATCCCATGTTGCCAACTAACTTCAACAGTGATTTGGGTTTGAGTTACATCTTACATTGTTCGTTAGCTTGAATAATTGAAAAAGCCTGTTGTTGAAAATAAATGTCGCATAGCCTTGGTGTGCTGGAGAACAGTGCTTACATTGGCATAGCAACAGGTGAATGATGTAgataatctgactacatgagtTGGATAGAGGAGCTTGGTTGTGCGAATTTTACGTTTCTATTCATCAAGTTTATGATCACTCATTATGATCAATGAATTTATCTAACTCGAAACGGTTGTTTTATGTTTTCTATTCATCAAGAGCACAAGGAACGGATTGAAGAGGCAGAGGAAAAAGAACGTCTGcagaaagaaaaagaagaaaaggaAAGAAGAGAAGCAGAATATGCTGAAGAGAAGAAAGTTGCAGCTGGTGAGAAAGGTGAAGACATTGAATATGGGAAGAACGATATCCATGATGAGATGGGCGTAGTTGATCAGCATCTACAGGTTTTATTTGATGAGATTTTCCTTTGTTTTTTCGTTGGCACAAATCTTAAGCCTATCTTTGGAGCCTGAAGAAAATTTATATGACGAATCTTTTATATGATGAAtcttgtgtgtgtatatatattaacTTATAAGTGTAAATGATATAATATCAATTCACTAGGGCATGCTTGGTATGGGAGAATATTGTCGGGATGGAATGATCATTCTCAACTTATTTCCTATACCATGTTAGTATTACGCTCGTTCCAATTAGAATGGTTATTCTCATATCTATTTTGGATGAGAATAGTCATTCTCACTCTACATTCTTATATTTGACAAAATATTTCCCTAATTTACTTGAACTAAAATCTGTAtctttataatataataatcatAATCTGTACACCCATGCTTACTAGGGCATTGAAACGAGAATACTCATTCCAATGCGATTGACTATTTTCTTATCCATATTTTTTATGAGCACAGCCATTCTAACTcttcatttttatattttacaaaatatttcCCTAATATTACTTATATGATAACGTTAATTTTATAACAACCAATAGAAcatcaataattatttttttttatttttacttaataataataaaatactcTTGACTAGCTATTACTTTGAACTagttaaaaaatatttgatcattaaaaataattttatttctttcttttttcattTCTTCTGTACCAATAATTGGAATGAAATAGAACTATCACTTAATTTACATTCTTATTTCATTCCAAAGTTGATTCaattcatattttattacattCTAATGTACCACTCATGCCCCTCGAGTTCTATTACCGTGGTGCAGAAAAAAAAAGATCTACTTACCTCACCCCTTCAAGATTAGATATTGGGGATGCTGGAACATTTTAGTGTAGACTTGTTCTACGTTCACTTTTATGTGAACCTCTGTTAGATTTGCCAATCTCTCCTAGCCTCAATAATCTGTATTATGAAAATTTTAGGCCTTTTAACTTTTTATTCATAAAGCTATTTAGAGGTtcattttgtatgctcaaataTTTACAGTCTCAATTACGGTGGCACACCTTAACTTGTTCATATGACATTAATAGAATTCTGGTGGAGACCTTGAATCCATCCGTGAACCTGAACATAATGATCATAGGACGAAAGAAGAACTTTCAACCCATATAGTAGAAGAGCATGGAGCTGATTCTTTCCAGGTCAGTCTTCTTTAAAAAATACTTGACACAGAACACTTGAagtttattttttgtattgatGCTCCGTATGTATTTCTCTTATATAGGACACAGAACAGAAGTTGGAAAGCTCCACATTTGATGATGGCAAAACTGTTCTTGACACTGACAATGTGGTATGCCTTCATCTATGCCCGTTTGTCCTTCTTTTGGTTTTTGTTTGGTTGGTAGATTCCACTTTGGAACCTAGTACTCTCACTGAAGTGTCCCACGAGCATCCTGTCTCATCATTTTGTCCCTTGAgttagttttaaaattttaaagacaAATCTCCTTAATAAATAAGAATAGATGTCACACCCATATGCCTGAAACAAATAATAGAAAAGAGAAGGATGAAAAAATTGCATCAGTTTTCAGTAGATAAAGTCTCCAGCAAGACATTGTAGTCTGCAGAAAAAATACCACCTCTGTGGTATTATCATCCTCAACTCAATTTAACTGCTGAAAGCTGTGATGGTGTTCTCAGCTTCGGAGGTGATACACCTTAGCACTACTTCATATCTTGTATGCTGTGGTCTTGGGCATTTAGCCAGAATAAAGGAATGAAGGCAAGGAGCACATGATGGATGTAGCATCCATGCTCATGACTGTGAGCCTGTGATAAATGACTGGGAAACGAAAATCCTACCCTTCTCCGAGTTGTGCTTGAAGAGCTGATAAAGATCTCTGGGTGTGACAGGCTGATGGTTTTATAAGTCTGTTACTCAGATGCCGACTCTTATGTGGTTACAGGTTCTCTGTGGCAGAACGCTACTACTTTGGAGCTGGAAATATGTTGCCTTTGTATCAACAGACACTGGTTGACATATCCTATGGAAAttggatatttttttattgatggTTCGTGGATAAGATAAGTGAATGGTGTATAAACACTGCTGTTAGAAGGGCCTTGCCCTTCGCAAAACATGCTATACCATGCCAACAACTTAAAATCTTTTCTGCTTGACTTATGTCTTACCAATGACAGATGACTATAAGTCTGTGttgtttttccagaagaataATGACGCTGAAGACACTGAGTCGCTATCACGGGAAGAGCTAGGGCGTCTTGTTGCTTCCCGGTGGACAGGGGAGAAAAATGAGCAACCATTGCAGGAGCTTGATGTCTCTCTAGATAAGGATCAAGAAAATCGTGATGAGACTGAAGAAACCAATGAGGAATACAATGGCTATGACTCAGAGAGTAATGGGCATGAGTATGATGATGAGGATGATGATGTAGAACAGACTGACGAATTTGAGGGTGGTGATCATGATGTTTCAAGTTCTTCACACATACCTGAGTCAGATGATGAATCAAGCTTTTCAGGTACATTGGTTCTTTTTTGGATCAAGGTTGCAGTTCTTACACATTGCTAATGCTTTTTTCATGTAAACGCTGTTAAAATATAACTATTGTCTTAATTCTATCTGATGCAACTTGATCAGACATAAGTAGCACTATTGTCCCATCTTGGTTGGAGAAGATACAGAAAACAGTAAGGAGCATCTTTAAGGCTGTCAATTTATTCAAAACTCCGATAGATAAATCAGGTATTTGAGAGTTTGCCCATTTTTCAGCAGGCATAAACATAAGAAAGCAGATAGTCATCTGTTTCGTGTCTCTCTTTTGTAGATGCTGAACGTGTCCGCAAGGAGTATGATGAATCCAGTGCCAAGTTGTCCAAACTGCAGTCAAGGATAACAAGTTTGACACAGAAGCTGAAACAAGAGTTTGGTAATTGAGACACATTAGTGAAGTTGAATCTTTTTTAAAAGTTGCATCTTAATTTTTGAGAGAGATGATGAGATGTCAATAcctctatttttttgttgtaggGCCGGAGAAGGAATTCTATTCATTCTATGGTCAATGTTTTGAGATCAATCAGAATAAGTTAGCTCCTTAGCTTCTATTTGAGTTTTTTATTTCACGCAGttctttaatttattaaattcatgaAAACTGTTGCTTCAGGTATGTTTACAAAATCTGTCCGTTTAAACAAGCTACACAAGTGGAGGGTCATAGTACATCTGGTTTGGGGTAAGTATTTTTGTGGTTTGAGCACTTCTGTCAAATTGCTTTCACTGGCAGTATGTTCTATATATATGTTCTACTAATTGGGGCTTTTTTTTCGGGTCGCATTTTATAATAATGGTTTAATAATGTAGGAACTGGGAGAAATTTGATGATTCCTATAGAATTATGCTATTTTCAAATGGCGACAAGTGCTGGAATGGCCCAGATAGAAGCTTAAAGGTAGACTAAACTCCGTATCTTAAATTCTTGTTTATGACCTCTTGCATAAGCTTCTTGTCTCCTTTCTGCCACGAGCAATTTTATTCACGATTAATGTGTACTTTATCCTGTCATGTGTTTGGTGACCTGATttgttttaaatcttttaaaaacaatGTAACATGGCcttgaaaataaatatattgtttGGTCTTTACTTGCTTAAAAACCAACTGGAACGTGCAGCTAGAGTAATAGATGACACTTCTACAAAAGCATAACTTCCTCCAAATATACGTATCTTGACTTCTTCTATTGTGTTTTGGGATATGTTTGCACAGGTCAAGTTAAGATGTGGTTTGAGAAATGAAGCTACGGATATAGATGAACCAAGTCGTTGCGAGTGAGTATCTGTTCTTTCATAGGAATGTTTTTGTGTTTCTGTTGTATGCTGGTAACATGTcttctatttttttatatttgcaGATACTTAGCGTTATTATCAACTCCAGCTTTATGTCTAGACCACAAACTTAAGGTTCATCTTCGAGCTCTTGATCCTTTTTTTTTCCTGGTTTAAACCACCGATATTCGTAGTATATTGGGTCTCACCCAATTCAGAATTGCGTCGAATCAGGACCCCTCAATGGGAAAAGTTCTCTCATAGCATCTCTTTATTCATAGATTCGAAATC
It encodes:
- the LOC140841283 gene encoding glucosidase 2 subunit beta isoform X1, translating into MKELVFQNLLRFGCIFVILMIQGISRSASFSPKDSILGAAPEDENYYKGLSSRGTIKCKDGSKKFNKSHLNDDFCDCADGSDEPGTSACPNGKFFCKNTGHTPLVLYSSRVNDGICDCCDGSDEYNSKIKCSNTCWEAGKVARDRLMKKIATYQEGVTMRKRIIEQAKLAIAKDEVELSKLKNEEKVLSGLVQELKEHKERIEEAEEKERLQKEKEEKERREAEYAEEKKVAAGEKGEDIEYGKNDIHDEMGVVDQHLQNSGGDLESIREPEHNDHRTKEELSTHIVEEHGADSFQDTEQKLESSTFDDGKTVLDTDNVKNNDAEDTESLSREELGRLVASRWTGEKNEQPLQELDVSLDKDQENRDETEETNEEYNGYDSESNGHEYDDEDDDVEQTDEFEGGDHDVSSSSHIPESDDESSFSDISSTIVPSWLEKIQKTVRSIFKAVNLFKTPIDKSDAERVRKEYDESSAKLSKLQSRITSLTQKLKQEFGPEKEFYSFYGQCFEINQNKYVYKICPFKQATQVEGHSTSGLGNWEKFDDSYRIMLFSNGDKCWNGPDRSLKVKLRCGLRNEATDIDEPSRCEYLALLSTPALCLDHKLKELQEKLEALKREQPVEVHDEL
- the LOC140841283 gene encoding glucosidase 2 subunit beta isoform X2, translating into MKELVFQNLLRFGCIFVILMIQGISRSASFSPKDSILGAAPEDENYYKGLSSRGTIKCKDGSKKFNKSHLNDDFCDCADGSDEPGTSACPNGKFFCKNTGHTPLVLYSSRVNDGICDCCDGSDEYNSKIKCSNTCWEAGKVARDRLMKKIATYQEGVTMRKRIIEQAKLAIAKDEVELSKLKNEEKVLSGLVQELKEHKERIEEAEEKERLQKEKEEKERREAEYAEEKKVAAGEKGEDIEYGKNDIHDEMGVVDQHLQNSGGDLESIREPEHNDHRTKEELSTHIVEEHGADSFQDTEQKLESSTFDDGKTVLDTDNVNNDAEDTESLSREELGRLVASRWTGEKNEQPLQELDVSLDKDQENRDETEETNEEYNGYDSESNGHEYDDEDDDVEQTDEFEGGDHDVSSSSHIPESDDESSFSDISSTIVPSWLEKIQKTVRSIFKAVNLFKTPIDKSDAERVRKEYDESSAKLSKLQSRITSLTQKLKQEFGPEKEFYSFYGQCFEINQNKYVYKICPFKQATQVEGHSTSGLGNWEKFDDSYRIMLFSNGDKCWNGPDRSLKVKLRCGLRNEATDIDEPSRCEYLALLSTPALCLDHKLKELQEKLEALKREQPVEVHDEL